The DNA sequence CTTCAGCCTTATCCGCCCTATGGCTGAGCGCAGCGGTATAAACACGCGTAGGGCGGATAAGCGAAGCGCATCCGCCGTTCCCGAACCATAAAACGCCCCACCAAAATCAGCTAAAGTTTCCCCCTCCACAGCCGCAATAAAGGTTAGTCCGATGGTAAAAACCACCGATGATGACGACAACCAAGAACGGGGAACCGGTATGAACGCCTACGCTCGTGCGGCACAGAATTACTCTTCCATGAAAGTCCAGTCCAGCGCTATGGACGCCTCTCCCCACCGCCTGATCCAGATGTTGTTCGAAGGGGCCCTGGAGCGTATCGCTCAGGCCAAGGGTGCGATGCAGCAGAATCAGGTGGCCCGCAAAGGCGAGCTGATCGGCAAGGCCATCAACATTGTGGCGGGCCTGCAGGGCAGCCTGAATGATAAGGAAGGCGGCCAGCTCTCGGAAAATCTGGATGATCTCTACGATTACATCATCCGCGCCCTGACCGAGGCCAACTACAAGAACAGTCTGGAGCGGCTGGACGAGTGCGGCCGCCTTCTGGGCGAGCTCAAGTCCGCCTGGGATGGTATTGCCGATCAGGCTCGATAATCATGGCGCTGTCAGCGGTTCCCAGCCCGGATTATCGAGGCGATGCCGGGGTAGAGCAGGTGCGCCATTTGCGCAATGAGCTGGTGCAGGCCCTTCAGGCTGAGGATTGGTGGACGGTCCGTGAGCTGGATCGGGCCTGTGCCGGGTTGGTTGAGCGGGTAATCGCGGCCAACGGTGGCGATGGGACGGCCTTGGTCCGGGCATTGAGTGAGTTGAAGGGCGTTTATGCGAATTTGATTGAGCAGTGCCAGGAGGAGGTTTTGAAGCTGGCGTTGTAGTGGGCTCAGATCACTTTTGGTGGATAGTGTCTTGGTGGATGACACCGCTTTGCGGCTTATCCACCCTACGGGGCTTAGTTACGTTGGGTTACGGCGGATGC is a window from the Marinimicrobium koreense genome containing:
- the fliS gene encoding flagellar export chaperone FliS; its protein translation is MVKTTDDDDNQERGTGMNAYARAAQNYSSMKVQSSAMDASPHRLIQMLFEGALERIAQAKGAMQQNQVARKGELIGKAINIVAGLQGSLNDKEGGQLSENLDDLYDYIIRALTEANYKNSLERLDECGRLLGELKSAWDGIADQAR